One part of the Arabidopsis thaliana chromosome 1 sequence genome encodes these proteins:
- a CDS encoding Zinc finger C-x8-C-x5-C-x3-H type family protein, translated as MDSSHYNPTYDPWNSPYSPHLHPPSAPLPPPPPLPPPPPPRQSHPESPNLYGRSTQSNGQRQDYLHQYSHHRQDLPPNTVVNQPTSNYYQHPPPLQQQHQPLSLQQQQQHPQYIPQQVSYEPQRISQPLTSSIQCTESQSDWVGFNEKRLDSWTVDSGPGRSRVDDGPSRNYQYDYSRNSSGVNRGLDGSSRSRDEFRSLGYARKESGVTRTEGNYQARGQLKSESDRYVRGLGDGNRVLSSSVGYGSDRYGLTVSRDVTRSSASREGARETRNEGRTLYPEKKDDYYHSEIEQYFDRGRREASNELNRTPRKQVQKKSALLRLETPRSYKNSRENEWSRQHNHHNGNGKRFNSNSYRGKEHLGHSDRGLVEKQRGRSPVDLDISFKSNVLVAKPVASPTSAGIRSGASVTPRSIKARRALLSDKNEKVSVTERNGKLGTHLSDEISVSEGFRRSTRQTTASKNEKEPDSHSTPSSSDSGGKLNKVRFVNGVVQDSKVKLTDSGPEASTHDTEKISSFCETLIEAKDDINVKHGINTEACSTEEGVIDGNQSTLKSHEDVLDRTSTDCNAGEALLPKVMEMDEILKTKTTINTSPGKLPVSWPTVADLSGCSEDMDCDEDMDCDEDMDCIPSRNIPMMEVNTGFEERKSINSSDGSLGYGGKDFQKPYLDASIYFNREDPGDKVLAKSDIGGIEDDNKRIDKNVDSLSPENDSSRGRPMGLDSPASLDIANVSLDLANSNNSASGDLANANSFTVGTYMNPMVTSPDKSVVFQMESKNLPHCKNTVNAPVENVSGKGYMETTPLNVAAETADNMDSEEGKQTCVNDTSSSLTKVGVKGSSNVLSVERTGGCSHSDESDLAMAVPSEGCMENVSTERLVPDEELILKSYHPAEIPCVDSGSDSRGLKTCLLEPNVSLSKDLTDCARESLVEQDVSQRSAIFCDKLPSLSAFVTETTLAIGINGMSGNETVTDTESGLHEIQPCTTVCKLSPEDRFGYGSSGAIGSVRSLSIDKNLEKDSSKVSSCLVSDNSVSPCHISPLVAVNEEIQNKISVKANYSNSQDGIKHKEDNCTESVEVETHEEKAKLPGGTSKYRTPVTNITAGSGGDSLFLCDSLSSSRRRIRSEVHVSAVVDETSKGEEKSKPSGGIVAVRRDSVFPCDSLSSSPRLSRPLRSEIHVASMVDETSKSIEKIESSGGTSEHRTPETDIVAGSRDSVFPCNSLSNSQRLSFRQLRSEIHVANMVDETNRVKESQNGDSLLDTLQEQIMTSHELTQPGSSAHCDLVMKPMGDPIAKLTDITSDVGSQEKDLRNIAKTDTFDGEAVSSDGQVSGTEIPGGSGVRVSRSYSHADVKFALTHVKEHVVSVPHRDPQSKTSMNSKYEIEKRKKKPNYSTQKSYPSSLPYVSDTKKDANPPIHITKRHTWHRKSDASPSSFVAAKPLSSTLSTQQKFPKVTAQSNNSYVRKGNSLLRKPSHGSPGAALGIPPSAIQLNHFTVEDKSTGSSNMVDVDNASSLVKTGEIATLERQSKPPSDSSTSKLSNAIATSSGKCALSYSTDHLTTGLPESIMDSATSGEANFPHSGGDTLKTSDTLIQTGYASDCQQKRNPSDLDSSNLKRMVYVKRKANQLVAASDIHDVSQNQIPSSDGYFKRSKNQLVRNSESRCNQSISLPDDALDTRSAANMVSERPSSSAFSDSAVMRPFKQSKFSLVWTQNDPQPRMPIAHMRNQNIVPQLVPWKRVTYWRRLMNSVSAFRNGSSLNISRKLSMMRKRHTIYTRSTNGYSLRKSKVLSVGGSHLKWSKSIERDSRKANEEATLAVAAYSKKESEKQSGQNNTSTASRNHLARERVFRFGSLRYKMDSSRRTLQRISDVDSPCSGPSENGKGVKRPFIPKRLVIGNEEYVRFGNGNQLVRDPKKRTRVLANEKVRWSLHNARLRLAKKKKYCQFFTRFGKCNKDDGKCPYVHDPSKIAVCTKFLNGLCANANCKLTHKVFLLSHCCIIVLTEISNWITYFFHRSFQKGCLIVLIICKAYATMRHVHIGMCMSIRSPLYVMGF; from the exons ATGGATTCTTCTCATTACAATCCTACCTACGATCCATGGAATTCTCCTTActctcctcatcttcatcctccCTCTGCTCCTCTTCCGCCGCCACCGCCGTTaccgcctcctcctcctcctcgtcAATCTCATCCCGAAAGCCCTAATTTATATGGTCGATCAACTCAGAGCAATGGTCAACGTCAAGATTACCTCCATCAATACTCTCATCATCGCCAAGATCTTCCGCCCAATACGGTGGTTAATCAGCCGACTTCAAACTACTACCAGCATCCGCCACCGCTCCAGCAACAGCATCAGCCACTATCGcttcagcagcagcagcagcatcCTCAATACATTCCTCAGCAGGTTAGTTATGAGCCTCAAAGAATATCACAGCCGTTGACATCGAGTATTCAATGTACGGAATCTCAGTCTGATTGGGTTGGGTTCAATGAAAAGCGGCTTGATTCATGGACAGTGGATTCAGGTCCGGGTCGAAGCCGAGTGGATGATGGTCCAAGCCGTAACTATCAGTATGACTACAGCCGTAACTCGTCGGGTGTTAATCGTGGTTTAGATGGTAGTTCTAGGTCTAGAGATGAGTTTCGTAGTCTTGGATATGCTAGAAAAGAATCTGGAGTCACTAGAACAGAGGGGAATTATCAAGCCCGTGGTCAGTTAAAATCAGAATCCGATAGATATGTTAGGGGTTTAGGTGATGGAAATAGGGTTTTATCCTCTAGTGTTGGTTATGGCAGTGACAGATATGGTCTTACAGTAAGTCGAGATGTGACTAGGTCATCAGCAAGCCGTGAAGGGGCTAGAGAAACACGTAATGAAGGGAGGACTCTCTATCCCGAGAAAAAGGATGATTACTATCATTCTGAGATTGAACAATATTTTGATCGTGGAAGGAGAGAGGCGAGCAATGAGTTGAATCGAACACCTAGGAAACAAGTTCAGAAGAAGAGTGCTCTGCTAAGGCTTGAAACTCCAAGATCCTATAAAAACAGTAGAGAGAATGAATGGTCTCGGCAACATAATCATCATAATGGTAATGGGAAAAGGTTTAACTCTAACTCATATAGGGGTAAGGAACACTTGGGTCATTCTGATCGTGGACTGGTGGAGAAGCAAAGGGGGAGAAGTCCAGTGGATCTtgatatatcatttaaatCGAATGTTCTGGTAGCTAAGCCCGTAGCATCACCTACAAGTGCAGGCATCCGTTCGGGTGCGTCTGTGACACCTAGGTCTATTAAAGCTAGAAGAGCTTTGCTTTCTGataaaaatgagaaagttTCAGTAACTGAAAGAAATGGAAAGCTGGGAACCCATTTGTCAGATGAGATTTCGGTTTCTGAGGGCTTCAGACGGTCTACAAGGCAAACTACTGCatctaaaaatgaaaaagaaccTGACAGTCACTCAACCCCGTCTTCCAGTGATTCTGGTGGTAAGCTAAACAAGGTACGATTTGTTAATGGTGTCGTTCAGGACAGCAAAGTCAAACTTACCGATTCAGGTCCTGAAGCTTCAACTCATGATACAGAAAAGATCTCTAGTTTTTGTGAGACTTTGATAGAGGCCAAGGATGACATTAATGTCAAACATGGTATCAATACGGAGGCTTGCTCCACTGAGGAAGGTGTTATTGATGGAAATCAAAGTACACTGAAGTCTCATGAAGATGTGTTGGACAGAACGAGCACTGATTGTAATGCAGGCGAAGCGCTTTTGCCGAAGGTCATGGAGATGGATGAAATCCTGAAGACAAAGACAACAATCAATACGTCTCCTGGTAAGTTACCTGTATCATGGCCAACCGTCGCTGATCTTTCTGGGTGTTCTGAGGACATGGATTGTGATGAGGATATGGATTGTGATGAGGACATGGATTGTATACCATCAAGGAATATACCAATGATGGAAGTAAATACTGggtttgaagaaagaaaatccatTAATTCATCTGATGGATCTTTGGGTTATGGAGGAAAGGATTTTCAGAAGCCATATCTAGATGCTTCCATCTATTTTAATAGAGAAGACCCTGGTGATAAGGTGTTGGCGAAGTCAGATATCGGTGGTATTGAAGATGACAACAAGAGGATTGATAAGAATGTAGATTCCTTGTCTCCTGAAAATGACTCCTCTAGGGGTCGCCCCATGGGTCTGGATTCCCCTGCCTCTCTGGACATTGCTAATGTTTCATTGGATCTTGCTAATTCAAATAATAGTGCGTCAGGGGATCTTGCTAATGCTAACAGTTTTACCGTTGGGACATATATGAATCCTATGGTCACGTCACCTGATAAGAGTGTAGTTTTCCAGATGGAAAGTAAAAATCTTCCTCACTGCAAAAACACAGTCAATGCACCGGTTGAGAATGTTAGCGGAAAAGGATACATGGAAACTACGCCTCTTAATGTTGCTGCAGAAACGGCTGACAATATGGACAGTGAAGAAGGTAAACAGACTTGTGTAAACGACACTTCTTCATCTCTGACAAAGGTTGGAGTAAAGGGATCATCAAATGTGCTGTCTGTGGAGAGGACTGGTGGCTGTTCGCATAGTGATGAATCTGATTTAGCTATGGCAGTGCCATCTGAGGGGTGTATGGAAAATGTAAGCACCGAGAGACTTGTCCCTGATGAGGAGCTGATTTTGAAATCTTATCATCCTGCAGAAATTCCTTGTGTAGATAGTGGTTCTGATAGTAGAGGTTTGAAAACTTGTTTATTGGAGCCAAATGTTTCTCTTAGCAAAGATCTTACTGATTGTGCGAGAGAGAGTCTTGTTGAGCAAGATGTTAGCCAAAGATCTGCCATATTTTGTGATAAATTACCTAGCTTGTCTGCGTTCGTAACTGAAACAACTCTTGCAATTGGAATTAATGGCATGTCTGGTAATGAAACAGTTACTGATACTGAATCTGGTCTCCACGAAATTCAACCATGTACAACAGTATGTAAGTTGTCTCCTGAAGATCGTTTTGGATATGGATCATCTGGTGCCATTGGTTCTGTCCGGAGTCTCTCTATAGataaaaatcttgaaaaggATTCTTCAAAGGTCAGTTCTTGCTTAGTATCTGATAATTCTGTTAGTCCTTGTCATATTTCGCCATTGGTGGCAGTGAATGAGgagatacaaaacaaaatatctgtTAAAGCTAACTACAGTAATTCTCAAGATGGCATCAAGCATAAGGAAGATAATTGTACTGAAAGCGTTGAGGTAGAAACTCATGAAGAGAAAGCAAAGCTTCCTGGAGGAACTTCTAAGTACAGAACTCCGGTAACTAATATTACTGCTGGTAGTGGGGGGGactctctgtttttatgtGATTCTTTATCCAGCTCACGAAGGCGGATACGGAGTGAAGTTCATGTTTCGGCTGTGGTTGATGAAACTAGCAAAGGTGAAGAGAAATCCAAGCCTTCTGGTGGTATTGTTGCTGTTAGGAGGGATTCAGTGTTTCCATGTGATTCTCTATCCAGCTCGCCTAGGCTGTCCAGACCGTTACGGAGTGAAATTCATGTTGCTTCTATGGTTGATGAAACTAGCAAATCTATAGAGAAAATAGAGTCTTCTGGTGGAACTTCTGAGCACAGAACTCCGGAAACTGATATTGTTGCTGGTAGTAGGGATTCAGTGTTTCCATGTAATTCTTTATCAAACTCACAAAGGCTGAGCTTCAGGCAGTTACGGAGTGAAATTCATGTTGCTAATATGGTTGATGAAACCAACAGAGTTAAAGAGAGTCAAAATGGAGATAGTCTTTTAGATACTTTACAAGAGCAAATTATGACCTCCCATGAGTTAACCCAGCCAGGTTCTTCGGCGCATTGTGATTTAGTTATGAAGCCAATGGGTGATCCAATAGCGAAACTGACTGATATAACTTCTGATGTGGGCTCTCAAGAAAAAGACTTACGGAACATTGCTAAGACTGATACATTTGATGGCGAAGCAGTGTCATCTGATGGACAAGTTTCTGGAACTGAAATTCCTGGTGGTTCAGGTGTTCGTGTGTCCAGATCATACTCACATGCAGATGTTAAATTTGCTTTGACCCATGTTAAAGAGCATGTAGTCTCTGTACCACACCGGGATCCCCAAAGTAAGACATCTATGAATTCTAAGTATGAAAtagaaaagaggaaaaagaaaccCAATTACTCTACTCAGAAAAGTTATCCCAGTTCCCTGCCTTATGTGTCTGACACTAAGAAAGATGCTAACCCTCCAATTCATATCACAAAGCGTCACACTTGGCATCGAAAGTCCGATGCTTCTCCCTCTTCTTTTGTAGCTGCCAAGCCTTTGTCGTCTACGTTGTCTACACAACAGAAGTTTCCCAAAGTGACTGCCCAATCTAATAATAGTTACGTACGTAAAGGGAATAGTCTTCTTCGAAAACCCTCACATGGTTCTCCTGGTGCTGCCCTTGGAATACCTCCATCTGCTATCCAGTTGAACCATTTCACTGTGGAAGACAAAAGCACGGGATCTTCCAATATGGTTGATGTAGATAATGCTTCTTCACTTGTTAAAACAGGGGAAATAGCTACTCTTGAGAGGCAGTCAAAGCCTCCCTCAGACAGCAGCACTTCCAAACTATCAAATGCCATCGCTACTTCATCAGGAAAATGTGCTTTATCTTACAGCACGGATCATCTCACCACTGGTTTACCTGAGTCTATCATGGATTCTGCTACATCTGGAGAAGCTAATTTTCCACATTCTGGTGGGGACACATTGAAGACATCTGATACACTGATTCAGACGGGTTATGCTTCAGATTGCCAGCAGAAGAGAAATCCGTCTGACTTGGATTCTTCAAATTTGAAGAGAATGGTATATGTCAAGAGAAAGGCAAATCAGTTGGTTGCAGCTTCAGATATTCATGATGTAAGTCAGAACCAGATTCCTTCCTCTGATGGGTACTTTAAGCGAAGTAAAAATCAGCTAGTAAGGAATTCAGAGAGCCGTTGCAATCAGTCAATTTCCTTGCCTGATGATGCATTAGATACACGATCAGCTGCAAACATGGTTTCGGAAAGACCATCTAGCTCAGCATTCTCTGACTCTG CTGTCATGCGACCATTTAAGCAATCAAAGTTTTCTCTGGTTTGGACGCAAAATGATCCGCAGCCAAGAATGCCCATAGCTCACATGCGAAATCAGAATATTGTGCCGCAACTTGTTCCCTGGAAAAGAGTGACGTACTGGAGAAGATTAATGAACTCAGTGTCTGCTTTCCGAAATGGTTCTTCTCTCAACATTAG CCGAAAGTTGTCAATGATGAGGAAGAGACACACAATTTACACAAGATCAACTAATGGGTATTCCCTCAGAAAATCTAAGGTATTAAGTGTTGGTGGGTCGCATTTAAAATGGTCCAAGTCCATTGAGAGAGACTCGAGAAAAGCTAATGAG GAGGCCACATTGGCTGTGGCTGCATactcaaagaaagaaagtgaaaagcaATCTGGACAAAATAATACTAGTACGGCGAGCAGAAACCATCTGGCAC GGGAGCGCGTTTTCAGGTTTGGTTCCCTTCGTTATAAAATGGACTCTTCAAGACGAACTCTTCAGAGAATATCTG atGTTGATTCACCGTGCTCTGGACCTTCTGAAAATGGAAAGGGTGTGAAAAGACCGTTTATCCCAAAGAGATTGGTGATCGGCAATGAAGA ATATGTTCGGTTCGGGAATGGTAACCAGCTTGTCAGAGATCCAAAGAAACGAACTCGTGTGTTGGCAAATGAGAAAGTCAGATGGAGCCTGCACAATGCCCGGTTGCGGTTggctaaaaagaagaagtactGCCAGTTTTTCACAAGATTTGGGAAATGCAACAAAGATGACGGAAAATGTCCCTATGTTCATGATCCCTCGAAAATTGCTGTTTGCACCAAATTTTTGAATGGATTGTGTGCAAATGCAAATTGCAAATTGACTCACAAGGTTTTCCTACTAAGTCATTGCTGCATAATTGTACTTACAGAAATCTCTAACTGGATAACTTATTTCTTCCACAGGTCATTCCAGAAAGGATGCCTGATTGTTCTTATTATCTGCAAG GCCTATGCAACAATGAGGCATGTCCATATAGGCATGTGCATGTCAATCCGATCGCCCCTATATGTGATGGGTTTTTAA